ttttgtgtattatttataaataatttgcGCCCTACGCTTCgaatttaaatttcaaacatgtcaaagatataaattaatatttgtttttatatgtcATATATGTTTAGTTGGGTGTCTTAATACCAACTGattgtaatttattttttatcttgtcgataataaaatttttcgaAATTTTCTGATAACCTTTTGTGAAGTAAAAAAGAGGGTCAAGTATATTtgcaataataaataaaatttatatcgtaaaattttatttttataaaagcgTATTTGGAATTCGCCCAAGAATAAcgtaataaaaatatgacaCTTTAAGATTGCGCACATTTTTCCTGGGGAAATATGAAAGTGGGTTGGTATTTTAATTACACATATCTCAAGATTGGGGaatcaaaataaacattgtcctataaataaatatttgaacgcattaaatttttacgcAATAGGCCGCGACATAGTACGTGTCTTTAtataagatattttattttgtgtaagacaaataaaattatatcaaaatgtacaattaaaaattcctaGATCTAATGTTTAGTAGACgaaaattatatactttttaatttggcTTGTTTGTTCGAAGACTTTTTTTAGAGTagagaattttttaagtctGGATAAAATAGCACAAATTATTCgataacatttttatttttgcatgactttaatgataaaatttagtTTTATCAGCTTAAACATCAATACATTgacttataaaataattattatgcTTTAATTTAGTTTGTTGATAAAAACCACATTTTTCTgtgaataaaaatagattAAACGTACATCAGAATTTGCAAGATTCGCCTTTTTTATGCATTTACTGCGCAACAAGTTTTTGCTGTTATATCtttatagtattttttgtgtttttaaCATTGATGAAACCTCAgagatttattaataactATGTTGAAGcaaatcaaatttattgcttttttttgttatattatCATTTTGTTGTATAGTTTAAGGAAATTAAATTTGGATATAAACACAATAAAGTATGATTAAGTATCATGATTTCTAAATAACTTATCTACATTTCCGGACGAGTTCTTAAACATTCGTGTTTTCGTATTGATTGGTCATATGATGTATACTGTTAGTATTGTTTCGTCAtacttgttttttacatagttaaaaatatatcgtTGTTTATGCATTTAcctattaaaaaatcatactaaaaaaattaaatttattaaaattgtgtttataatctttataAGTATAGTTTACGctgtttataatatataaataatattttcttattgtGACGtctttctaaaaatatatattaaatgcGATTCCCTTGAGCCCATAtgattttcatttttactttaccagtatatttttgtcatgttgaaaatattgaaacACCCTCTTCAATTATCAATAATGACATTGAAACAAATGAAGCATATGAATCATTAAAAGAGAATACATCGGCTTATtcaaaatatgattttgaTGATTTATTTCCTGGCAAAAATCAAGATATCAATTTGGATAATTTTAGTATAGTTACCAGAGATATGTTTTCGGTTATTAGTCAACATTCCGATATAAGTGAAAGGTTAAGAAAAATCGTTTctaagaataaaaatccTGATAagtcttttatatttacgctttataatttatatttacaagAATTACATTTAGGATTTCATTATAATTCAAAATGTTCGAATGATTATTCttatattaaatctttGTCTAACAATAGTTATAagctaataaaaaaactggCCTGTTTAggaaattttaatgattatCTTGATCGAAAaggaattattaaataccATATATTCAAGAGCattgatttaaaatatgatgatatttgtaaaaacaatattacaCAATTATTTAACActaagaaatataaaatgattGATTCAATGCTTAATCGTTTATATGTCAAAGAATTTTTTCGAGATAAAAGATATGTTTTGCCACGTATGAAAACAACAATTAAACCATTCGCACCAGATGACGTAAAAATAGTTTACATGCCACGTCCACAGGAACCGGAATGTAGAGGATATGGTAGGGTTTGTATTCCTGAAAGCTATTacaataattaaattgGAATTAtcgatttatttttttttatgccAAGACTCAACTAGAAttaattacaaaatttattatttacatttattttaccTTTATTACGAATACCTACTGTTTTAGTTatacttgtaaaaaatcaaatttttttttaatatagtGTATTTATAACgaataataattaataatcaTCTTTATAggtattataaatacaatCATTTCTAATCTGTTATTTTAACTTTGATAATAAATCCTTAtatcttataaatttgtataaacaaaaaattttagtttctaaattttaatttaacacatttttattgtttttgcAAGTTTGTGTTTtactataatattattgtatatataaaattttaatttgcacgttttataattctaatcaatattttctaaaacaataaagaaACTCATTGTCTCTTATCAACAAAAATTATGCACAACAGGCTAGATTTggttttaataaatagaaaagaaagtgtttataatatcaaatgGGAAACCCATTTTTCGAATATCAAAACAGAAaaggaagaaaaaattagtatTACATTTTCTCGTCCAAAAAGTGTCTTATTGATCAGGTTAATCACTAATAATACCTTAAGTTTTAAGCTAAACATCTGGATACAAAATGATagaatacataaaaattaaaatgcCATACCtaatttgatttaaaaCTTGATCTAGGGCTATATTAACTTTGCAGAGTATTTTGCGGATTATGAAAGGAGTACTCATGTACAGAGGGGGATATCAACGTAAACAAAGCATTAGTATTACTAAGAACCGAAAGATTTGGAATATGTATCAAATATGGAAAAATAGAACTATAAGAAACTTTGATATAGATTTAAGtatcaaaataaagtatACAAGCCTAATATACTAATTGTGGACAAGTTGAAAAAAGGCTGCTCGTTGTTGAAGTTGGAATCGCAAGCTTTAACAACCTAAATGCGGCAGAAACAGAAAAGAAGCGTAAATACGACTTGCTTGCAAATCATATGGCTTctctatataaatataactCTAAGTTAAGCCTTATGTGATGACTTATGATGGAATAGTGACTAATTTTCACCGCTCGCATATCAAAGAGCTCCAATTAGAACCCAGAACGGAAGCATATAAACAGACAAGAGTCCTTGAAATGACTTTAGAAGGTCTAACTATGTCAATCAGACTTGAACTTGATACTGAACAGGAAGGGGTAACCATGGACCCAATAAGTGGATTTCGGGAGGAACTCCGGGAACTTTCAGAAGAAATTGTGAGTATAGATTGTGAAAAGTAATTAGTAAGtaagatattatattataccCAATTAAAgttattttaataagaaaCTTCGCAACAAAAacgtatttttttaaaacatacataaagtttttttgtaaatgttATGCATGTTGTATATAAGAACGTGATACACCACCTTTActgtttttaaatgtaaattctataaaaaatttcatggATAACTATGTTGCAGAACAAATTATTATGttttcattaaatttttcatttttgtaTGCTACAgataaatcaaaaagtctttgattgtaaaaatatctatTGATGGATCAGAAAAAAGACAATAATGGAACGAAACATAGAAAAATGGTATAAGATAGTCATTATAGaactttaaattaaatgatCTGTCGCaaagtataaaatttaattttacatatttgaaatttgaTTGGTATAATGGAAGTTTGTTGTTCTAcagtttaaaaaacaaatacttaaaccttttaaatatatttttgtacaTGTGagaatttcatttttataatattaattaatagATCGACGTGTAATAGCACAATTACTAAATGATCTGCATAAAACCCCGatctttattataaaattataagaataggaaaaaaaagtttatgattatatcaaaaaaaaatttaaaatgacAATAAACAGGTTAAACAAGTAGAAAGGGcccttttaatttaaaaacgaATTTATTAGTTTCAGTGGTTGAATATGTAGTGTGTTTCTTCACgatttatacatttttataattgtttAACTCGCCGTTTTTCATTGAACTTGCGtgcataattttataattaatatttaaaaagtttacgAAAGGATTGtcttcatatttttgagatggaaaatatttttatataattttatgcttaattattataatttttataaatcatttaGTACTTGCTAAAAGagtttttgtttaatatcTACTAATAATATCATTACATTCATATCGAATCACTTAATCATATGCAGACCATTGACAGTATAGTCGTTGAAAAGAAAGatcatatataaaatatgagGTAGTAAAAAATACGTCTTTCATTAACACaatttagttttaaaaaggCCAGGAATACCCATACGAGacgtttttatatttttttgtatgttttatatgcttaaatatgataaatataatattttattatttgtcgctaatgttttttaacagGAAAAGCTTTTATCtgtacaaatatataatttatttgggTATAATATTCAGCttattaattacttttCACAAGATACGCTTACAGTCTCATCTGGCAGTTCCAGGACTTCCTTCTGAGATTCACTCATTGAGCTCTCGAAGACCCCTTCCTGATCTGTATCAAGCCCATGTCTGGCTGACATATTTAGGCTTTCTAAAGTCATTTTAAGGTCTCTTGACTATATATATGCTTCCGTTCTGGGTTCTAATCTGAGCACTTTGATATGCGTACGGTGAAAATTAGTTACTATTCCATCCCACGTCATCACATAAGGAATAATTTTCGGCTTGTATTTGTAGAGAGAAGCCACGTGATTTGCGAGCAAGTCGtatttatgtttctttTCTGTTTCTACTACATGGAGGTTGTTAAAACTTGTGATTACAACTTCTACAACGATCACTTCTTTCCTCAACTTGTCTATTATCTGtacataatatatatttatgcaTAAAATCGCTATTTATTCTTTGGAATTAATCGAGAAAAACTCTTAAACTTAATTTAGTAACATCACAAACTTTATATAAGTTGAATTAAAACTTGCAGATTTCTGTACGttaaaattctataaaatataattaaagaaaGCTTCAATAAATCAACTTTGTATTTATCCGATATGTTCGGTTGTCGATTTACAATTACATCCAAATGATTCACgacaaaaatatcaaaagaaGGTTTTAGCACTGGGGAAATAATTATCTTCCAGAACTAATATTTCCCATGATAATTGACATTTAATTCTGGTTTATTCTTTTGTGTTGCGTGATCTAATACATCTTTTAGAAATTACAAGATGTAATAAAGtacataatttttgaataaaatgttaaaaaactaGTGATGTGCTATTTTAAAGATCTATTTAATGTGTTTatcataattaaaatagtCATTTAATCATGACGTACGTTCCTGATCGTTTACGAATATAATGTATATCTCGAATTATGAAATATCTTTACTTAGTTGTTACttatgttttaataatattgacgtataaataaaaatataaacctCTATATTATGATCAGAAGTAGAGGTAGTTCATTCTATTATAATGTACGTAAATTACTATATAGGTTGGAAATTTTGGCGGTCCTAAGAAAGGTC
Above is a window of Vairimorpha necatrix chromosome 2, complete sequence DNA encoding:
- a CDS encoding putative SP-containing protein, whose amino-acid sequence is MIFIFTLPVYFCHVENIETPSSIINNDIETNEAYESLKENTSAYSKYDFDDLFPGKNQDINLDNFSIVTRDMFSVISQHSDISERLRKIVSKNKNPDKSFIFTLYNLYLQELHLGFHYNSKCSNDYSYIKSLSNNSYKLIKKLACLGNFNDYLDRKGIIKYHIFKSIDLKYDDICKNNITQLFNTKKYKMIDSMLNRLYVKEFFRDKRYVLPRMKTTIKPFAPDDVKIVYMPRPQEPECRGYGRVCIPESYYNN